The Arachis hypogaea cultivar Tifrunner chromosome 19, arahy.Tifrunner.gnm2.J5K5, whole genome shotgun sequence genome has a window encoding:
- the LOC112776261 gene encoding cyclin-D3-3 yields MAIQHHNDQLEQQQHHHQHAVLDALYCDEGKWEEEEEEFSGESDVTTNHDHEEEDDDGVNFNLNFHSLDPLLLLEQDMFWEDEELNTLFSKEKLDQEAYYNNADDVMKALDPSSSSSSSSVCMARREAVEWMLKVNAHYGFSALTATLAVTYLDRFLLSFHFQREKPWMIQLASVTCISLAAKVEETQVPLLLDLQVEDAKYVFEAKTIQRMELLILSTLNWKMHPVTPLSFLDHIIRRLGLKTHLHWQFLKRCENLLLSLLLDSRFVGCLPSVLATATMLNVIGQIHHSTEGVEYKNQLLSVLNINKEKVDECYNGIVEVTNNNNNGGRGKKRKYEEIPGSPSGVIDAVFSSDDGSNDSWEVVGSSLLCSSPSQEEPQPQPLLKNKKQQLKLSSLNRVIVGIVGTTP; encoded by the exons ATGGCAATCCAACATCACAATGACCAActagaacaacaacaacatcacCACCAACACGCTGTCCTCGATGCCCTTTACTGCGACGAAGGAAagtgggaagaagaagaagaagagttctcAGGAGAGAGTGATGTCACAACAAACCACgaccatgaagaagaagatgatgatggtgtCAACTTCAACTTGAACTTCCATTCCCTTGACCCTCTGCTCTTGTTGGAGCAGGACATGTTCTGGGAAGATGAAGAGCTCAACACCCTCTTCTCCAAAGAGAAGCTTGACCAAGAAGCCTATTATAACAATGCCGATGATGTCATGAAAGCATTggatccttcttcttcttcttcttcttcttctgtgtgTATGGCTCGTCGTGAAGCAGTTGAATGGATGCTTAAGGTGAATGCTCATTACGGGTTCTCAGCTCTGACGGCAACACTTGCCGTTACTTATCTGGATAGGTTCCTCTTGAGCTTCCATTTTCAAAGGGAGAAGCCATGGATGATCCAACTTGCCTCTGTCACTTGCATCTCTTTGGCTGCTAAAGTTGAAGAAACTCAAGTGCCTCTTCTCTTGGACCTTCAA GTTGAAGATGCAAAATATGTGTTTGAGGCAAAGACTATTCAGAGAATGGAGCTTCTGATTCTGTCCACCTTGAATTGGAAGATGCACCCTGTGACACCACTCTCATTTCTAGATCACATTATAAGGAGGTTGGGACTCAAAACACATCTTCACTGGCAGTTTCTCAAGCGTTGTGAGAATCTTCTTCTCTCTTTGCTATTGG ATTCAAGATTTGTTGGTTGTCTTCCTTCTGTATTGGCCACTGCAACAATGCTGAATGTAATAGGCCAGATTCATCACAGCACTGAGGGAGTGGAATACAAAAACCAACTTCTTAGTGTTCTCAACATTAACAAG GAGAAGGTAGATGAATGTTATAATGGCATAGTGGAGGtgacaaataacaataataatggtggtaGGGGGAAGAAGAGAAAGTATGAGGAAATCCCTGGTAGCCCAAGTGGCGTAATTGATGCAGTGTTCAGCTCTGATGATGGTTCCAACGATTCATGGGAAGTGGTGGGGTCATCATTGTTATGTTCATCACCATCACAAGAGGAGCCTCAGCCTCAGCCTCTCTTGAAGAACAAGAAACAACAATTGAAATTGTCATCACTTAACAGGGTCATTGTCGGAATTGTTGGCACCACCCCATAA